One Nostoc punctiforme PCC 73102 DNA window includes the following coding sequences:
- a CDS encoding lipoxygenase family protein: protein MKPYLPQNDPDPTKRQILLERNQGEYEFDYDFLVPMAMLKNVPSIENFSTKYIAERTLETAELPINMLAVKTRSLWDPLDELQDYEDYFPVLPKPNIIKTYQSDDSFCEQRLCGANPFVLRRIEQMPDGFAFTILELQEKFGDSINLVEKLANGNLYVADYRALAFVKGGSYERGKKFLPTPIAFFCWRSSGFSDRGQLVPIVIQINPADGKQSQLITPFDDPLTWFHAKLCVQIADANHHEMSSHLCRTHFVMEPFAIVTARQLAENHPLSLLLKPHFRFMLANNDLARKRLISRGGPVDELLAGTLQESLQIVVNAYTEWSLDQFSLPTELKNRGMDDPDNLPHYPYRDDGLLLWNAIKKFVSEYLQIYYKTPQDLAEDLELQSWVQELVSQSGGRVKGISDRINTLDQLVDIATAVIFTCGPQHAAVNYSQYEYMTFMPNMPLAAYKQMTSEGTIPDRKSLLSFLPPSKQTADQLSILFILSAYRYDRLGYYDDKFLDPEAQDVLAKFQQELNEAEREIELNNKSRLINYNYLKPRLVTNSISV from the coding sequence ATGAAACCATACCTCCCTCAGAATGATCCTGACCCTACAAAACGTCAAATATTGCTAGAGAGAAATCAAGGGGAGTATGAATTTGATTACGACTTTTTGGTACCTATGGCAATGCTAAAAAATGTACCTTCTATAGAAAACTTTTCAACTAAGTATATTGCTGAACGGACATTAGAGACAGCAGAACTGCCTATAAATATGTTAGCCGTTAAAACCCGTTCTTTATGGGACCCTTTAGATGAATTGCAAGACTATGAAGACTATTTTCCAGTTTTGCCTAAACCTAATATTATCAAAACATACCAAAGTGATGACTCTTTTTGTGAGCAACGGCTTTGTGGGGCAAATCCTTTTGTTTTACGTCGAATTGAGCAGATGCCAGATGGCTTCGCCTTTACCATTTTAGAATTGCAAGAAAAATTTGGTGACTCTATTAACTTAGTAGAAAAACTTGCGAATGGAAATTTATATGTAGCTGATTACAGAGCGCTTGCGTTTGTTAAAGGAGGTAGTTATGAAAGAGGTAAGAAGTTTTTACCAACCCCTATAGCTTTCTTTTGTTGGCGCAGTTCTGGTTTTAGCGATCGCGGTCAACTAGTACCGATTGTTATCCAAATCAACCCCGCAGATGGCAAACAGAGCCAGCTAATTACACCTTTCGATGACCCTTTAACCTGGTTTCATGCCAAGCTTTGTGTTCAAATTGCTGATGCTAACCATCATGAAATGAGTAGCCATCTGTGTCGAACTCACTTTGTTATGGAACCCTTTGCTATTGTCACAGCCCGTCAACTAGCCGAGAACCATCCCCTTAGCTTACTGCTAAAACCCCACTTCCGTTTCATGTTGGCTAATAATGACTTGGCTCGTAAGCGCCTAATTAGTAGAGGTGGGCCTGTTGACGAATTGCTAGCCGGAACTCTGCAAGAGTCATTGCAAATTGTCGTTAACGCATATACAGAATGGAGCTTAGATCAGTTTTCCTTACCTACTGAACTAAAAAATCGGGGTATGGATGATCCAGACAACTTACCTCACTATCCCTATCGAGACGATGGCTTATTATTGTGGAATGCCATTAAAAAGTTTGTGTCTGAATACTTGCAGATATACTACAAAACTCCCCAAGATTTAGCAGAAGACTTGGAATTACAAAGTTGGGTGCAGGAATTAGTTTCCCAATCAGGCGGACGAGTCAAGGGTATTAGCGACCGCATCAACACATTAGACCAATTAGTTGATATTGCTACTGCGGTTATCTTCACCTGTGGGCCGCAACACGCTGCTGTTAACTACTCACAATATGAATATATGACTTTCATGCCAAATATGCCTCTTGCTGCTTATAAACAAATGACATCAGAAGGCACTATTCCTGACCGTAAAAGTCTATTATCATTTCTGCCACCGTCAAAGCAAACTGCTGACCAATTATCGATTTTATTTATCCTGTCGGCCTACCGTTATGACAGATTAGGGTACTACGATGATAAATTTTTAGACCCAGAGGCTCAGGATGTTTTAGCTAAATTCCAGCAGGAGTTGAATGAAGCAGAGCGGGAAATTGAGTTGAATAACAAGAGTCGTTTAATAAATTACAACTATCTCAAACCAAGGCTTGTGACTAATAGTATTAGCGTGTAA
- a CDS encoding GGDEF domain-containing protein — protein sequence MNISILIFGKNNFIATLPDQIRYAAAFSVEVIDNLNQAVSRIKIAPPDIMLVQASLDGSMELCNWLKEQTKLSWIYCILFEDRFQQLTDRNKGWHRELEMSAAALKQGADAYIWHLIDEKTGHNLAELTANHGLILAQLTVGLRKAQKYRDLIRTNDMLSAIALADSLTELNNRRALEWDLPRQIQRARTQKTSLSLIILDVDHFKKVNDTHGHLVGDRILQILCQRLRHNLRCQDTAFRYGGEEFVILLANTTDEEALLVARRLNRVVSDEPFALSNKLTINITISLGTASLQADDDEQGESLLNRADQCLLQAKNAGRNRVIHSNYLSHVSHLKVVSS from the coding sequence ATGAATATTTCTATTCTGATCTTTGGGAAAAATAATTTTATCGCCACACTTCCAGATCAGATCCGTTATGCGGCTGCTTTTAGTGTAGAAGTTATAGACAATTTGAATCAAGCAGTGTCGCGGATTAAAATAGCGCCCCCCGATATAATGCTTGTGCAGGCTAGCTTGGATGGCAGTATGGAACTGTGCAATTGGTTGAAAGAGCAGACAAAATTATCTTGGATATATTGTATTTTATTCGAGGATCGTTTCCAACAGCTTACTGATAGAAATAAGGGTTGGCATAGAGAATTAGAGATGAGTGCTGCGGCCCTAAAGCAAGGAGCAGATGCTTATATTTGGCATCTTATTGATGAGAAAACAGGCCATAATTTAGCAGAGTTGACTGCCAATCATGGATTAATACTTGCTCAATTGACTGTTGGCTTGCGAAAAGCACAAAAATATCGAGATTTGATTCGGACAAATGATATGTTATCTGCGATCGCCTTAGCCGATTCGTTGACAGAATTAAATAATCGTCGTGCTTTAGAATGGGACTTACCCAGGCAAATTCAAAGAGCTAGAACTCAAAAAACTTCCCTGAGTTTGATTATTCTGGATGTAGATCATTTCAAGAAAGTTAATGATACTCACGGGCATTTAGTAGGCGATCGCATTTTGCAAATATTATGTCAGCGTTTGCGACACAATCTGCGCTGTCAAGACACAGCATTCCGCTATGGTGGCGAAGAATTTGTGATTCTTCTGGCTAACACTACCGATGAGGAAGCACTATTAGTAGCCCGTCGTCTTAATCGCGTAGTTAGCGATGAACCATTTGCACTCAGTAATAAACTAACTATTAATATCACCATTAGTCTGGGCACAGCTAGTCTGCAAGCTGATGATGATGAACAAGGAGAGAGTCTGCTGAATCGTGCCGATCAATGTCTCTTACAGGCTAAAAATGCTGGGCGTAATCGGGTTATTCACTCAAACTACCTATCTCATGTTTCACATTTGAAAGTTGTTTCTTCATAA
- the alaS gene encoding alanine--tRNA ligase has protein sequence MSSNPQYLSGNEIRNTFLNFFAQRSHQILPSASLVPEDPTVLLTIAGMLPFKPIFLGQRTPEFKRATTSQKCIRTNDIENVGRTKRHHTFFEMLGNFSFGDYFKEQAIAWGWEISTQVFGFSPQNLVVSVFEDDDEAFAIWRDQIGVPVARIKRLGEDDNFWVSGPTGPCGPCSEIYYDFHPERGDENIDLEDDSRFIEFYNLVFMQYNRDVLGNLTPLQNKNIDTGMGLERMAQILQKVPNNYETDLIFPIIQTAAQIAGIDYHSSDEKTKVSLKVIGDHVRSVVHMIADEIRASNVGRGYVLRRLIRRVVRHGRLIGISGEFTTQVAESAIALSESAYPNVRQREAAIKAELQREESNFLRTLDRGEKLLEEIIQEVKQQGSTQISGESAFTLYDTYGFPLELTQEVAEENNLTVDAEGFEAQMEIQKGRGRDAHETIDLTVQGSLDKLAEHIQVTEFLGYTQSAATAIIEAILLEGVSQEEAEAGTQVQIVLDKTPFYAESGGQIGDRGYISGDGIVVRVEDVKKESDFFVHFGRIERGTLRVGDRVTAQIDPACRRRAQANHTATHLLQAALKKIVDDGISQAGSLVSFDRLRFDFNCPRALTAEEVQQVEEQVNSWIAEAHAAKVEVLPLAEAKAKGAVAMFGEKYGDEVRVIDFPNVSMELCGGTHVSNTAEIGVFKIISEAGVASGVRRIEAVSGPAILDYLNLRDKVVKDLSDRFKVKPEELPDRITSLQSELRNSQKELETLKVQLAIAKSDSLLQTAETVGDHKIIVAQLENVDPESLKTAAERLLQKIGNGAVVLGSVPEADKVSIVAAFSPEVNKKGLQAGKFVGAIAKICGGGGGGRPNLAQAGGRDASKLPDALGQAESDLKSALA, from the coding sequence ATGTCTTCAAATCCCCAGTACCTAAGCGGTAACGAAATTCGCAACACATTCCTCAACTTCTTTGCCCAACGGAGTCACCAAATCCTCCCAAGTGCGTCTCTCGTGCCAGAAGATCCAACCGTACTGCTGACGATCGCGGGGATGCTACCATTTAAGCCGATATTCTTGGGGCAGAGGACACCAGAATTTAAGCGGGCTACGACTTCACAAAAGTGTATCCGTACCAACGACATCGAAAATGTCGGACGCACTAAACGGCATCACACCTTTTTTGAGATGCTGGGTAATTTCAGCTTTGGTGATTATTTTAAAGAACAAGCGATCGCTTGGGGCTGGGAAATCTCCACACAAGTCTTTGGCTTTTCTCCCCAAAATCTGGTTGTCAGCGTTTTTGAAGATGATGATGAAGCCTTTGCTATCTGGCGCGATCAAATCGGTGTGCCGGTAGCCAGAATTAAACGCTTGGGCGAAGATGATAACTTTTGGGTATCTGGCCCGACTGGCCCTTGTGGCCCTTGTTCAGAAATATATTACGACTTCCACCCAGAACGCGGTGACGAAAATATCGATTTAGAAGACGATTCCCGGTTCATCGAGTTTTACAACCTCGTGTTCATGCAATATAACCGAGATGTTTTAGGCAATTTAACGCCACTGCAAAACAAGAACATCGACACGGGTATGGGTTTGGAGAGAATGGCGCAAATCCTCCAAAAAGTGCCCAATAACTACGAAACTGACCTGATTTTCCCAATTATTCAAACAGCCGCTCAAATTGCTGGTATTGACTACCATAGCAGTGATGAAAAAACCAAAGTCTCCCTAAAAGTCATTGGCGATCACGTTCGTTCTGTTGTCCACATGATCGCTGATGAAATCCGTGCTTCTAACGTGGGAAGGGGTTATGTGCTGCGGCGATTGATTCGGCGTGTGGTGCGTCATGGGCGATTAATTGGGATTTCTGGCGAATTTACTACCCAAGTTGCCGAATCTGCGATCGCTCTTTCCGAATCAGCTTACCCCAATGTGCGCCAACGGGAAGCAGCAATAAAAGCTGAGTTGCAACGAGAAGAATCCAATTTCCTCAGAACTCTCGATAGAGGCGAAAAACTCTTAGAAGAAATTATCCAAGAGGTGAAACAGCAAGGAAGCACTCAAATTAGCGGTGAAAGTGCATTTACCCTTTATGACACCTACGGATTTCCCCTCGAACTTACTCAAGAAGTTGCCGAAGAAAATAATCTCACAGTTGATGCTGAGGGATTTGAGGCACAAATGGAAATTCAAAAAGGACGTGGTAGAGATGCACATGAAACCATCGATTTAACTGTCCAAGGTTCCCTCGACAAGCTAGCAGAACACATCCAAGTCACCGAGTTTTTAGGCTACACCCAATCGGCGGCGACGGCAATAATCGAAGCGATTTTGCTAGAAGGTGTTTCTCAAGAAGAAGCAGAAGCGGGGACACAGGTACAAATAGTCCTTGATAAAACGCCATTTTATGCTGAATCTGGCGGACAAATCGGCGATCGCGGTTATATCTCTGGTGATGGTATTGTTGTTCGAGTGGAAGACGTTAAAAAAGAATCTGATTTCTTTGTTCACTTCGGACGCATCGAACGCGGTACACTGCGCGTAGGCGATCGCGTCACCGCCCAAATCGATCCGGCTTGTCGCCGTCGCGCCCAAGCTAACCATACCGCAACGCACCTGTTGCAAGCGGCGTTGAAAAAAATTGTTGATGATGGCATATCTCAAGCTGGTTCCCTAGTTTCCTTTGATAGATTGCGCTTTGACTTCAACTGTCCCCGCGCTTTGACAGCAGAAGAAGTGCAACAAGTTGAAGAACAGGTGAACAGTTGGATTGCGGAAGCCCACGCTGCAAAGGTGGAAGTCTTACCTTTAGCCGAGGCGAAAGCTAAGGGCGCTGTTGCCATGTTCGGCGAGAAATACGGCGATGAAGTTCGCGTGATTGACTTCCCTAACGTATCAATGGAACTCTGCGGTGGCACTCATGTCAGCAATACTGCCGAAATTGGCGTGTTTAAGATTATCTCGGAAGCTGGCGTGGCTTCTGGGGTGCGGCGCATTGAAGCTGTTTCGGGGCCAGCAATCCTAGATTATCTCAACCTGCGGGATAAAGTAGTTAAAGATTTGAGCGATCGCTTTAAAGTGAAACCCGAAGAATTACCAGACAGAATTACAAGTCTGCAAAGCGAACTCAGAAATAGTCAGAAGGAATTGGAAACCTTGAAGGTACAATTAGCGATCGCTAAATCTGACAGCTTGCTACAAACAGCCGAAACTGTAGGCGATCATAAAATTATCGTTGCCCAATTAGAAAATGTCGATCCAGAATCATTGAAAACCGCAGCCGAACGCCTGTTACAAAAAATCGGTAACGGTGCAGTGGTGCTAGGTTCTGTTCCCGAAGCCGATAAAGTTAGCATAGTTGCAGCTTTTAGTCCAGAAGTTAACAAAAAAGGTTTACAGGCTGGTAAATTTGTTGGTGCGATCGCTAAAATCTGCGGTGGTGGTGGTGGTGGAAGACCGAACTTAGCCCAAGCTGGCGGACGCGATGCGAGTAAATTACCAGATGCGTTGGGACAAGCAGAAAGTGATTTAAAGTCCGCATTGGCTTAA
- a CDS encoding AIM24 family protein has translation MAHFEIIEKESLRLVKVTLQNETVRTESGAMYYIRGNVQMQSKAPSAGGFLKSLATGENIFRPTYTGTGELYLEPSLAGYHILELDGSEWILDTGAYWASDGSIEVGIERNKFVSGLIGGEGLFQTKVKGRGKVVMAAQGPVEVINLQNDRLVVDGNFAIARTNTLNYRVEKATKSLLGSMTSGEFLVNTFEGTGTVLLAPIPYWKVMMIRQITAALPKTSS, from the coding sequence ATGGCACATTTTGAAATAATTGAAAAAGAAAGCTTACGTTTAGTCAAGGTCACTTTGCAAAACGAAACAGTACGGACTGAATCTGGTGCTATGTACTATATTCGTGGCAACGTTCAGATGCAATCTAAAGCCCCTTCAGCAGGTGGGTTTTTAAAATCATTAGCCACGGGAGAAAACATTTTCCGTCCTACATATACAGGTACGGGTGAATTATATTTAGAGCCGTCTTTAGCGGGATATCACATTCTAGAATTAGACGGTAGTGAATGGATTTTAGATACTGGCGCTTATTGGGCTAGCGATGGCAGTATAGAAGTAGGAATTGAACGAAACAAATTTGTATCAGGCTTAATTGGTGGCGAGGGTTTGTTTCAAACAAAAGTCAAAGGTAGGGGTAAAGTGGTAATGGCAGCACAAGGCCCTGTAGAAGTAATAAATTTACAAAATGACCGATTAGTTGTCGATGGAAATTTTGCGATCGCTCGCACAAATACTTTAAATTATCGCGTTGAAAAAGCTACCAAATCTCTTTTGGGTTCGATGACTTCTGGGGAATTTCTCGTCAATACTTTTGAGGGAACTGGGACTGTATTACTGGCTCCCATACCTTACTGGAAAGTCATGATGATCCGGCAAATTACCGCCGCGTTACCAAAAACTTCTAGCTAA
- a CDS encoding sensor histidine kinase → MYEWILPSLSEILAQNQSSVAECSPGKAERQWRVSLAATEHLLLNTLAANSVDTTQGLVLAAPAPLFSQPKLTQNLQTVTFTAKPFNPLALMPFQMPDVIAPIDEEIAPHESVLPLLPADPLGTEQFCLVFTDKFRLVLVLATHKNGKKTFSFSFEPEVVEQAWRSLGARVMLANPEFFARLDVLVQQYSPVAPDCRIMIKFSQLLLQELTEAEETREWAIATGEEAGEQGRRVFSHTQSSLALSGAEGIPNPQSQNPDVELLQAFAHEVRTPLTTIRTMTRLLLKRRDLDASVINRLKIIDHECTEQIDRMELLFKAAELETTASTKSAKTQLTPMSLDQVLQQSIPRWEQAAHRRNLTLNVVLPQQLPTVVSNPMMLDQVLTGLIENFTRSLPSGSHIQVQVIPAGDQLKLQLSPQFGCKDSSKAATPATPPIRKALGQLLMFQPETGTISLNIAATKHLFQAIGGKLIVRQRPHYGEVLTIFLPLEVSSKHKSGAKTWE, encoded by the coding sequence GTGTACGAATGGATATTGCCAAGTCTGAGCGAAATCTTGGCCCAAAATCAATCAAGTGTGGCTGAATGTTCACCTGGTAAAGCAGAGCGGCAGTGGCGTGTCAGCCTTGCAGCAACTGAACATTTGCTATTAAATACTTTAGCAGCTAATTCAGTTGACACAACCCAAGGATTAGTTTTAGCTGCACCTGCACCCTTATTCAGTCAGCCAAAACTGACTCAAAACTTACAAACAGTAACTTTCACAGCAAAACCATTTAATCCCTTGGCACTGATGCCATTTCAGATGCCAGATGTCATCGCACCCATAGATGAAGAAATTGCTCCTCATGAATCGGTACTTCCCTTATTACCTGCCGATCCTCTGGGGACAGAGCAGTTTTGCTTAGTTTTTACAGATAAATTTAGATTAGTACTGGTTTTAGCAACCCACAAAAACGGTAAAAAAACCTTTTCATTTTCTTTTGAGCCGGAAGTAGTAGAGCAAGCTTGGCGATCGCTAGGTGCGAGAGTAATGCTGGCTAATCCAGAATTTTTTGCCCGCCTGGATGTATTAGTACAACAATATTCTCCGGTAGCGCCAGATTGCCGCATCATGATTAAGTTTAGCCAGTTGTTGCTTCAAGAATTAACAGAAGCAGAAGAGACTAGGGAGTGGGCAATAGCGACTGGGGAAGAAGCAGGGGAGCAGGGAAGAAGAGTTTTCTCCCATACCCAATCCTCACTTGCCCTGAGCGGAGCCGAAGGGATACCCAATCCCCAATCCCAAAATCCTGATGTCGAACTGCTCCAAGCCTTCGCTCACGAAGTCCGCACACCTTTAACAACTATTCGCACCATGACTCGTCTGCTGCTGAAGCGGCGAGATTTAGATGCTAGTGTGATCAATCGCTTAAAAATTATCGATCATGAGTGTACTGAGCAAATTGATCGCATGGAGTTGCTGTTTAAGGCAGCTGAATTAGAAACTACTGCCTCTACAAAATCGGCAAAAACTCAACTCACACCGATGTCTTTAGATCAAGTGTTGCAGCAGAGCATTCCCCGGTGGGAACAAGCAGCGCATCGCCGGAACTTAACTTTAAATGTTGTTTTACCCCAGCAACTACCAACTGTGGTAAGTAATCCCATGATGCTCGATCAGGTACTCACAGGTTTGATAGAGAATTTCACTCGCAGCTTACCGTCTGGTAGCCATATTCAAGTGCAAGTTATTCCGGCTGGAGATCAACTGAAGTTACAATTATCGCCGCAATTTGGGTGCAAAGATTCCAGTAAAGCCGCAACACCTGCAACGCCACCAATTCGCAAAGCCCTTGGTCAATTGCTGATGTTCCAACCAGAAACGGGTACGATTAGTTTAAATATTGCTGCAACCAAGCATTTATTTCAAGCGATCGGCGGTAAATTGATTGTGCGTCAGCGTCCACACTATGGGGAAGTTTTGACGATTTTCCTTCCCTTAGAAGTTAGCAGTAAACATAAATCTGGAGCTAAAACTTGGGAATGA
- a CDS encoding ATP-binding protein yields MKISQKLISGILGMATISVIVGAISAHQQLKIAKYLAQQEAEEVAGLLGYFVSHELEYHELRSRKEMLAQLQEHVQSLHKQRQRDLEIVDRNKIILADVVTEDIGTRLDRDRNNEVGKTIQDGIPRTYVESSPEYPNGIQLIAVAFKTNKGETIGAVILEYTPLYKAALATAEKNIIVTLFISLGCSVFALAAGYLLSKSISKPIKQLQLAVVNLAEGKLDTRVSIRSQDEIGELATSFNKMADDLQYSRNELVNANEQLRDEITERQEAEAELQQALKELQKTQIQLIQSEKMSSLGQLVAGVAHEINNPVNFIYGNLEYTDDYTQQMLLLIKLYQKHYPYPEPEIQNANQLNDIEYLIEDLPKMLTSMKMGAKRIREIVLSLRIFSRLDKAEFKTADLHEGIDSTLLILQHRLKAQNNRPQIQVVKEYGEMPKIQCFAGQMNQVFMNLLTNAIDALEEAFQKELCPNPLIRISSEQVNENAVIRITDNGSGIPKEIQSRLFDPFFTTKAVGKGTGMGLSISYQIITEKHGGSLECISSPGQGAEFVIAIPIRAGKLAQSSIA; encoded by the coding sequence ATGAAAATTAGTCAAAAATTAATTTCGGGTATTCTGGGAATGGCTACCATCTCAGTAATTGTTGGTGCGATTAGTGCCCATCAACAATTGAAGATAGCTAAGTATCTTGCTCAACAAGAGGCTGAAGAGGTTGCTGGATTACTGGGATATTTCGTAAGTCATGAGCTTGAATACCACGAACTGCGATCGCGTAAGGAAATGCTAGCCCAGTTACAAGAGCATGTTCAATCGCTACACAAGCAACGTCAGCGCGATCTAGAAATTGTAGACCGTAATAAAATCATTCTGGCAGATGTGGTTACAGAAGATATCGGTACGCGATTAGATCGCGATCGCAATAATGAAGTTGGTAAAACTATTCAAGATGGTATACCAAGAACTTATGTTGAGTCCAGTCCTGAATACCCAAATGGGATTCAATTGATTGCTGTTGCTTTTAAAACTAACAAGGGTGAAACAATTGGGGCAGTAATTTTGGAATATACCCCACTTTACAAAGCAGCACTAGCAACAGCCGAAAAGAATATTATTGTTACGTTGTTCATCAGTCTGGGATGTAGTGTATTTGCATTAGCAGCAGGTTATCTGCTCTCTAAAAGCATCTCAAAACCGATTAAACAACTCCAGCTAGCTGTGGTAAATCTGGCTGAAGGTAAACTAGATACTAGAGTTAGTATTCGCTCCCAAGATGAGATTGGCGAGTTAGCCACCTCGTTCAATAAAATGGCGGACGATCTGCAATATTCTAGAAATGAATTGGTCAACGCCAATGAACAATTACGAGACGAAATTACCGAACGCCAAGAAGCAGAAGCGGAACTTCAGCAAGCTTTAAAAGAACTGCAAAAAACCCAAATTCAATTAATTCAATCTGAAAAGATGTCAAGCCTGGGTCAACTAGTGGCGGGAGTTGCCCATGAAATCAACAATCCAGTTAATTTTATCTACGGCAACCTCGAATACACTGATGATTACACTCAACAGATGTTGCTGTTAATTAAGCTTTATCAAAAACACTACCCCTATCCAGAGCCAGAAATTCAAAATGCTAACCAACTGAACGATATTGAGTACCTAATAGAAGATTTACCTAAGATGTTAACCTCAATGAAAATGGGGGCTAAACGCATCCGAGAAATTGTTCTCAGTCTACGAATTTTCTCTCGCTTGGATAAAGCTGAATTTAAAACGGCTGATTTGCATGAAGGAATAGACAGTACCCTGTTAATTTTGCAACATCGGCTGAAGGCACAAAATAATCGCCCTCAAATTCAAGTGGTCAAAGAATATGGCGAAATGCCTAAAATTCAGTGTTTTGCGGGGCAAATGAATCAGGTATTTATGAACCTCTTGACAAATGCAATCGATGCTTTAGAAGAGGCTTTCCAAAAAGAACTTTGTCCAAATCCCTTGATTCGTATTTCTTCGGAACAGGTAAATGAAAATGCTGTGATTCGGATTACTGATAATGGATCGGGAATTCCAAAAGAAATTCAGTCGCGTTTATTTGACCCTTTTTTCACTACGAAAGCAGTTGGTAAGGGGACTGGTATGGGATTATCGATCAGCTACCAGATAATTACTGAAAAGCATGGTGGATCTTTGGAATGTATTTCATCACCGGGACAGGGTGCAGAGTTTGTGATTGCAATCCCGATTCGAGCAGGGAAATTAGCACAATCATCAATCGCATAA
- a CDS encoding SDR family oxidoreductase, producing the protein MTSFETSAEDLVLVAGATGGVGQLVVGKLLEKGLKVRVLTRNAPKAEEMFNQRVEIAVGDIRQPATLPAATQDVTHIISCTGTTAFPSARWEFDQPQNLLEWGITFLNPKSSEAKAKNSPAKVDAQGVSNLVTAAPQNLKRFVFVSSCGILRKDQFPFSILNAFGVLDAKQKGEESIINSGLPYTIIRPGRLIDGPYTSYDLNTLLKAKTDGKYGVVIGTGDTLSGDTSRIDVANACVECLFQPSSSKKIFEIVNQGQRPPVIDWEALFSRLE; encoded by the coding sequence ATGACTTCTTTTGAAACTTCAGCTGAAGATTTGGTACTAGTTGCTGGTGCTACTGGTGGAGTAGGGCAACTAGTAGTAGGCAAACTCCTAGAAAAGGGTTTAAAAGTTCGCGTTCTGACACGCAATGCCCCAAAAGCCGAAGAAATGTTTAACCAAAGAGTGGAAATTGCCGTTGGTGACATCCGCCAGCCAGCTACACTCCCAGCTGCAACACAAGATGTCACCCACATCATCAGTTGTACTGGAACCACTGCCTTTCCTTCTGCGCGATGGGAGTTTGACCAACCCCAGAACTTGCTTGAATGGGGAATAACTTTCCTTAACCCCAAATCTAGCGAAGCAAAAGCAAAGAATAGTCCAGCCAAGGTTGATGCCCAAGGTGTCAGCAACCTAGTTACAGCAGCACCCCAGAATTTGAAGCGATTCGTTTTCGTCTCTTCTTGTGGAATTCTCCGTAAAGATCAGTTTCCTTTTAGTATTCTTAATGCTTTTGGCGTGTTGGATGCCAAACAAAAAGGTGAGGAGTCCATTATTAATTCAGGATTGCCCTACACCATCATCCGCCCAGGACGCTTGATTGACGGTCCTTATACCTCATACGACCTCAACACACTGCTAAAGGCCAAAACAGATGGTAAATACGGTGTGGTTATAGGTACTGGGGATACACTTTCGGGTGATACCAGTCGGATTGATGTAGCAAACGCTTGCGTGGAATGCCTTTTTCAGCCAAGTAGTTCCAAGAAAATTTTTGAAATAGTCAACCAGGGACAAAGACCACCTGTAATTGATTGGGAAGCTCTTTTCTCTAGACTTGAGTAA